From a single Pleurodeles waltl isolate 20211129_DDA chromosome 8, aPleWal1.hap1.20221129, whole genome shotgun sequence genomic region:
- the PRSS23 gene encoding serine protease 23, whose amino-acid sequence MAARGVTTLVLYLCTFYHVVLSNSRWKPTWPHYKVPVILPQSTFNLDKAQFKAETHLEVVSPCGPECHKRSPSPTFNELKEYLSYETLYSNGTRTATKVGIYVINNGGESSRVRSRTKRQIYGYDSRFSIFGKDFLLNYPFSTSVKLSTGCTGTLVAEKHVLTAAHCIHDGKSYVKGAKKLRVGFLKPKQKDGGKKFDPMNSAFPEKMKFQWIRVKRTHVPKGWIEGNANDIGMDYDYALLELKKPHKRKFMKIGISPPGKHLPGGRIHFSGYDNDRPGNLVYRFCDVKDETYDLLYQQCDAQPGASGSGVYVRMWKRPTQKWERKIIGIFSGNQWVDNNGVPQDYNVAVRITPLKYAQICYWIKGNYADCRDG is encoded by the coding sequence ATGGCGGCCAGAGGTGTGACAACACTGGTTCTTTATCTATGCACTTTCTATCATGTCGTACTCTCTAATTCCCGATGGAAGCCCACATGGCCACACTACAAAGTTCCAGTAATCCTTCCACAGTCTACCTTTAATTTGGACAAAGCACAGTTTAAGGCGGAGACACACTTGGAGGTTGTATCGCCCTGTGGTCCTGAGTGTCATAAGCGCTCTCCATCACCGACATTTAATGAACTGAAGGAATATTTGTCGTATGAGACCCTGTACTCTAATGGAACCCGCACTGCCACCAAAGTAGGCATTTATGTCATCAACAATGGCGGTGAGTCTTCGAGGGTCAGATCACGGACAAAAAGGCAAATTTACGGCTACGATAGCAGATTTAGTATTTTTGGCAAGGATTTTTTGCTGAATTATCCCTTTTCCACTTCTGTGAAGTTGTCCACAGGTTGCACAGGGACTTTGGTGGCGGAAAAGCATGTTCTCACTGCAGCCCACTGCATCCACGATGGCAAAAGCTATGTGAAAGGAGCAAAGAAACTTAGGGTGGGATTCCTGAAACCCAAACAGAAGGATGGGGGCAAAAAATTTGATCCGATGAATTCTGCATTTCCTGAAAAAATGAAGTTCCAGTGGATCCGGGTCAAGAGGACACATGTCCCAAAAGGTTGGATTGAAGGAAATGCAAATGACATTGGCATGGATTATGACTACGCCCTATTAGAACTCAAGAAACCGCACAAGCGAAAGTTCATGAAGATTGGAATTAGCCCACCTGGGAAACATCTTCCTGGAGGAAGGATTCACTTCTCAGGGTATGACAACGACAGGCCTGGTAACCTGGTGTACCGCTTCTGCGACGTAAAAGATGAAACCTACGACCTTCTATATCAGCAGTGCGATGCCCAACCCGGCGCCAGCGGCTCAGGGGTATATGTGAGAATGTGGAAGAGACCCACGCAGAAATGGGAGCGCAAGATCATTGGAATCTTCTCAGGGAACCAGTGGGTGGACAACAACGGGGTGCCACAGGATTATAATGTTGCTGTTCGCATTACCCCATTGAAATACGCGCAGATCTGTTACTGGATCAAGGGCAACTACGCGGACTGTAGGGATGGATAA